Proteins encoded in a region of the Deltaproteobacteria bacterium genome:
- a CDS encoding class I SAM-dependent methyltransferase → MKPTNDEISRINQVQRDFFSGLIHVFDPPLPEGVLERLQKIVASARINKGETVLDVGSGTGILIPLIRAYQPRTIFACDLSEVMLAHLRKQYPYALAIAADVRNISLSSDSIDVAMMNACYPNIVDKDSSIANISRMMKPNGRMVISHPMGKSFIDSLKEKSPFPLDDFPQRSEAQDLFEPYGFEIQDLIDEPRLYILVAVKKDRVERYHE, encoded by the coding sequence ATGAAGCCGACTAACGACGAAATCAGTAGAATCAACCAGGTCCAGCGGGATTTCTTCAGTGGCCTTATCCACGTCTTTGATCCGCCTCTGCCCGAAGGCGTACTTGAGCGCCTGCAAAAGATTGTGGCTTCAGCCAGGATCAACAAAGGAGAGACTGTTCTGGATGTGGGTTCAGGCACAGGCATATTGATTCCTTTGATCCGGGCTTATCAACCACGGACGATATTTGCCTGTGACCTTTCGGAGGTTATGTTGGCGCACCTCAGAAAACAGTATCCCTATGCCCTTGCCATTGCTGCGGACGTCCGGAACATAAGTCTTTCTAGCGACAGTATTGATGTAGCCATGATGAACGCCTGTTATCCGAATATTGTGGACAAAGACAGCAGTATTGCCAATATTAGCCGGATGATGAAGCCAAACGGGCGCATGGTGATAAGTCATCCTATGGGCAAATCGTTTATTGACTCATTGAAAGAGAAGTCCCCTTTCCCTCTGGACGATTTTCCGCAGCGATCGGAGGCTCAAGACTTGTTTGAGCCCTATGGATTCGAGATTCAAGATCTAATTGATGAACCCCGACTGTATATC
- a CDS encoding histidine triad nucleotide-binding protein, giving the protein MQKDCLFCQIIRGEKRADFLFKGESMVVFKDIYPEAPVHLLIVPRIHIRSINEVTDKDKEIISQMILKGQETAKEQGIAASGYKLLFNVERGGGQAIFHVHLHLLGGWR; this is encoded by the coding sequence ATGCAAAAGGATTGCCTTTTTTGTCAAATCATCAGAGGGGAAAAACGAGCTGATTTTTTATTCAAGGGCGAATCCATGGTCGTATTTAAAGACATCTATCCAGAAGCCCCGGTTCATTTGCTCATTGTGCCCAGAATACATATCCGAAGTATCAATGAGGTCACGGATAAAGACAAAGAGATCATCTCTCAAATGATTCTCAAGGGTCAGGAGACGGCGAAGGAGCAGGGTATTGCCGCATCAGGATATAAACTCCTTTTTAATGTGGAGCGGGGCGGAGGCCAAGCCATCTTTCACGTCCATCTTCATTTACTCGGTGGATGGCGATAG
- the malQ gene encoding 4-alpha-glucanotransferase, whose amino-acid sequence MSKESIIEKLALSYGIEPEYIDNWGSVHRTPVDTKKKILRAIGVLADDTSQAKGAWRSWLEGKWCRLAEPTIVANFYDLPRRLIFQVPVGPEEIQSKGLNVCLAITDEQDVTQSISYTQKDLSFSDSISLAGKVYHKWSFPFPQLEALGYYRFHLSVTTGGFHESQTISVAICPDKTYVPPALQEDGRIAGIAISLYGVRSERNWGIGDFGDLKKIVDWVSEDLHGGIIGLNPLHATFNRSPYNISPYLPISRFYRNFIYLDIPALEDFRCSPDAQHLIDTPDTQELLAGFTRSENVQYEGVAALKKDVLRLTFQTFLKNHWNRQGEKTNRQKELEAYLQREGQLLENFATFSALEAFMRSRNPDVWIWPQWPSEYHRPDTEAVRQFREEHWQEILFYEYVQWQLEEQLAQVQDYAKTQGMCIGLYHDLALAIDRFGADFWAYQDYFVPKARVGAPPDAFSQHGQDWGFPPPNTERFRESGYDLFVKEIRKNCSFGGALRIDHVMRFFHLYYIPEGEPPGEGAYVSQPFEDLLMILALESVRSKVVIIGEDLGTVPRYIRKRLTEANVFSYRLLYFEKDDQQNFIRTTDYPELALVTAATHDLPTLAGFWTHRDIEIRKDAGMLENKQAIARAAAEREADKEKLLRLLHEMGLLSVECGTDPKAYPEVTGEIHNAVVGFLALAPAKLFVLSQEDLLKDNRQQNLPGTTSEYPNWSLKMKYDLEQLRTDPGARGYCEMFRIWIDRSGRKKVI is encoded by the coding sequence TTGTCCAAAGAATCGATCATTGAAAAATTGGCCCTTTCCTACGGGATCGAGCCGGAATACATCGACAACTGGGGGAGCGTCCACCGAACCCCTGTGGACACCAAGAAAAAGATTCTCAGGGCTATAGGGGTCTTGGCTGATGACACGAGCCAAGCGAAGGGGGCGTGGCGTTCCTGGCTGGAGGGCAAGTGGTGTCGTCTTGCCGAACCTACGATCGTGGCTAATTTTTATGACCTTCCAAGGAGACTCATTTTTCAGGTACCTGTGGGCCCGGAAGAGATACAGAGCAAGGGCCTAAATGTTTGTCTGGCCATCACTGATGAACAGGATGTGACACAAAGCATTTCTTACACTCAAAAGGACTTGTCTTTTTCCGACTCCATAAGCCTGGCCGGCAAGGTTTATCATAAATGGAGCTTTCCCTTCCCACAACTTGAGGCTCTTGGGTATTACCGGTTTCATCTGTCAGTGACAACGGGAGGCTTCCATGAGTCGCAGACCATATCTGTAGCCATATGTCCTGATAAAACTTACGTCCCGCCTGCCTTACAGGAAGACGGGCGCATTGCCGGCATTGCCATAAGCCTTTACGGGGTCCGTTCCGAGAGGAACTGGGGTATCGGTGATTTTGGCGACCTGAAAAAGATTGTAGACTGGGTGTCAGAAGACCTTCACGGAGGTATTATTGGCTTAAATCCACTCCATGCCACCTTTAACCGTAGTCCTTATAACATAAGCCCTTATCTCCCCATCAGCCGATTTTACCGCAATTTTATCTACCTGGATATTCCTGCCTTGGAGGATTTTCGATGTTCTCCAGATGCGCAGCATCTGATTGACACACCTGACACTCAAGAGCTGTTAGCCGGGTTCACGAGATCTGAAAACGTGCAATACGAAGGGGTGGCGGCGCTAAAAAAAGATGTTTTGAGGCTGACCTTCCAAACCTTTCTCAAGAACCACTGGAACAGGCAAGGGGAAAAAACCAACCGGCAAAAGGAACTGGAAGCCTATCTCCAAAGGGAAGGCCAATTGCTGGAGAACTTCGCCACCTTCAGCGCTTTAGAGGCATTCATGCGCTCCCGCAATCCAGATGTATGGATTTGGCCGCAATGGCCTTCGGAATATCACCGGCCTGACACGGAAGCAGTCCGGCAATTTCGAGAGGAACACTGGCAAGAAATTCTTTTCTACGAATATGTGCAATGGCAGTTAGAGGAACAGCTTGCTCAAGTCCAGGACTATGCAAAGACACAGGGGATGTGTATCGGTCTGTACCATGATCTGGCATTGGCCATCGACCGGTTCGGCGCTGACTTCTGGGCCTATCAGGACTATTTTGTTCCCAAGGCCCGGGTGGGAGCTCCTCCGGACGCATTCTCACAACACGGTCAGGACTGGGGTTTCCCTCCCCCCAACACAGAAAGGTTCCGAGAAAGCGGCTACGACCTGTTCGTCAAAGAGATTCGGAAGAATTGCTCCTTTGGAGGGGCCTTGCGAATTGATCATGTTATGAGGTTTTTTCATCTTTACTACATACCTGAGGGGGAGCCCCCGGGAGAAGGGGCTTATGTGTCACAGCCCTTTGAGGATTTGCTCATGATTCTTGCCTTGGAGAGCGTGCGAAGCAAGGTGGTCATCATTGGTGAAGACCTCGGAACCGTGCCACGGTACATACGAAAAAGACTGACTGAAGCCAACGTCTTCTCCTACAGGCTCCTCTATTTTGAAAAGGATGATCAGCAGAACTTCATTCGGACGACGGATTATCCCGAACTAGCCTTAGTTACGGCTGCCACCCACGATCTGCCCACCCTGGCCGGATTCTGGACGCACAGGGACATCGAGATTCGCAAGGATGCAGGGATGTTAGAAAACAAACAGGCTATTGCCCGGGCTGCTGCTGAAAGGGAGGCAGACAAGGAGAAGTTGCTGAGGCTGCTGCATGAGATGGGCCTTCTTTCTGTTGAGTGTGGCACAGACCCAAAGGCCTATCCTGAGGTTACTGGTGAGATTCACAATGCTGTGGTGGGCTTTCTTGCCCTGGCGCCGGCCAAGCTCTTTGTGTTGAGCCAGGAAGACCTGCTTAAGGATAACAGGCAGCAAAATCTGCCGGGAACAACCAGTGAATACCCGAATTGGTCCCTGAAAATGAAGTATGACCTGGAGCAACTGCGCACGGACCCGGGGGCGAGGGGTTATTGCGAGATGTTTCGCATCTGGATAGACAGATCAGGGCGAAAGAAAGTAATTTAA
- the rfbC gene encoding dTDP-4-dehydrorhamnose 3,5-epimerase yields MKVTSSPVLPEVIIIEPDVYRDERGHFLETYQAERYFQHELPASFVQDNLSFSGRGVLRGLHYQIGKPQAKLVWVVQGEAFDVAVDIRRGSPTFGKWVGITLFSEKYRQVYIPEGFAHGFCVTNEYTILTYKCTDYYAPKEERGIRWDDPSLAIEWPVARPILSDKDGAYPTLKDIPPEELPVFNSRQSG; encoded by the coding sequence ATGAAAGTCACGTCATCTCCTGTTCTGCCCGAAGTAATCATTATTGAGCCCGATGTTTACAGAGACGAGCGTGGCCATTTTCTCGAAACCTATCAGGCCGAGCGGTATTTCCAACATGAACTCCCGGCCAGTTTCGTGCAGGACAACTTATCCTTTTCCGGACGAGGGGTACTGCGGGGATTGCACTATCAAATCGGCAAACCCCAGGCAAAGCTCGTCTGGGTCGTTCAAGGAGAAGCCTTTGATGTAGCTGTTGATATTCGCCGGGGTTCTCCAACCTTTGGCAAGTGGGTAGGCATAACCCTTTTTTCCGAGAAATACCGCCAGGTCTATATTCCAGAGGGCTTTGCCCACGGTTTCTGCGTGACCAACGAATATACAATATTAACATATAAATGCACAGATTACTATGCCCCGAAAGAAGAGCGTGGGATTCGATGGGATGATCCGTCATTGGCTATAGAATGGCCTGTTGCAAGGCCCATTCTTTCAGATAAAGATGGCGCATATCCAACTCTGAAGGATATCCCTCCAGAAGAACTCCCTGTTTTTAATTCAAGGCAATCAGGATGA
- a CDS encoding 2-C-methyl-D-erythritol 2,4-cyclodiphosphate synthase, producing MRVGLGYDLHRLVQGRRLVLGGVTIPFEKGLMGHSDADVVFHATCDALLGAAGMGDIGCHFPDTDSKFKDISSTVFVTKTVEMIREKGFSVNNLDATILAEAPKLAPYCRAMEANIATLLDIEPGRVNIKATTMEGMDAVGRGEAIAAMCVVSLVLSS from the coding sequence ATGCGCGTGGGCTTGGGATACGATCTGCATCGGTTGGTACAAGGCCGAAGGCTCGTCCTCGGTGGCGTGACTATACCTTTTGAAAAGGGTCTCATGGGCCATTCTGATGCAGACGTTGTGTTTCATGCAACGTGTGATGCCTTGCTGGGAGCAGCCGGCATGGGAGATATTGGCTGTCATTTCCCGGATACAGATTCCAAGTTCAAGGACATTTCGAGCACAGTGTTTGTGACAAAAACCGTTGAAATGATTCGTGAAAAGGGCTTTTCTGTCAACAACCTGGATGCAACGATACTGGCCGAAGCCCCTAAGCTGGCCCCTTATTGCAGAGCCATGGAGGCCAATATCGCGACGCTCCTTGACATCGAACCCGGACGTGTCAACATCAAGGCAACGACCATGGAGGGCATGGACGCTGTTGGAAGAGGGGAGGCAATAGCCGCCATGTGCGTTGTAAGCCTTGTTTTATCATCCTGA
- a CDS encoding 2,3-bisphosphoglycerate-independent phosphoglycerate mutase, with translation MPTALARPFEKSHFCQKGVCVKSVALIIRDGWGYRKESEGNAVKAAKTPNVDSYLADYPWTLIHASGEPVGLPAGYQGSSEVGHLNMGAGRIVIQELKRINDEMVDGSFFQAEHFKALVQNCKTNDSRLHLMGLLQDEGVHAHCDQLFKIMHTATKSGVGEIIVHVFTDGRDTPPRSTLEYLHQLNDVMNELGNCRVGTLMGRYYGMDRSKNWDLTSTAFECIVNATGRKVQSPESAVEESYAKDKTPDGIEMFDEYIPPCVVGDYRGISDGDSVLHTNFRQDRAIQLSMAFVDDHCPGNRSRRPDCLYVGLTRYYDEFPRFILAAMGSGGGMKNLLGEVISNRGLKQLRLAETQKFRHVTSFFNGKSTHPYPGEDQVEIKSQYDPATFASHPQMNAYDVRDRFLQLVKDGSEYALIVINFANCDMVGHTGDMAAATKAVEVVDECVGDCIKRLLELDAEILLTADHGNAEEMIDPKTKRVKTSHTLNPVELIYISSKAMGNKLKPGGKLADIAPTILKLMNIDIPPEMTAIQLIEG, from the coding sequence ATGCCAACCGCGTTGGCCCGGCCTTTTGAGAAGTCACATTTTTGTCAGAAAGGAGTTTGCGTGAAATCTGTTGCACTGATTATACGTGATGGCTGGGGCTATCGCAAGGAGAGTGAAGGAAACGCCGTCAAGGCGGCAAAGACACCCAATGTGGATTCCTATCTGGCAGATTATCCATGGACGCTGATCCATGCCTCAGGAGAGCCGGTGGGTCTTCCTGCCGGCTATCAGGGATCGAGCGAGGTCGGTCACCTCAACATGGGCGCAGGGCGCATCGTCATACAGGAGCTTAAGCGCATCAACGACGAAATGGTGGACGGCTCCTTTTTTCAAGCAGAGCACTTCAAAGCCCTGGTCCAAAACTGTAAGACAAACGACTCAAGGCTCCACCTCATGGGCCTATTACAGGACGAAGGCGTTCACGCTCACTGTGATCAATTGTTCAAAATCATGCATACGGCCACAAAGAGCGGTGTGGGGGAGATTATTGTTCACGTCTTCACCGACGGTCGTGACACACCGCCCCGTTCCACACTTGAATATCTTCATCAATTGAATGATGTCATGAATGAACTAGGCAACTGCCGTGTGGGTACTCTCATGGGACGATACTACGGCATGGACCGTTCAAAAAATTGGGACCTCACCAGCACTGCTTTCGAGTGTATCGTAAACGCTACCGGCCGCAAGGTTCAAAGCCCGGAAAGCGCTGTTGAGGAGTCCTACGCGAAAGACAAGACACCCGATGGCATTGAGATGTTTGACGAGTATATCCCTCCCTGTGTGGTTGGCGACTACCGTGGAATCAGCGATGGCGACTCCGTCCTCCACACGAACTTCAGACAGGATCGCGCCATTCAGCTTTCCATGGCCTTTGTTGATGATCACTGCCCGGGAAACCGCTCACGTCGCCCTGATTGCCTGTATGTTGGCCTTACGCGATATTATGACGAGTTCCCGCGTTTCATCCTTGCAGCGATGGGCTCTGGAGGTGGCATGAAAAACCTCCTCGGTGAAGTGATCAGCAACAGGGGCTTAAAGCAACTACGCCTGGCCGAGACACAGAAATTCCGCCACGTCACCAGCTTTTTTAACGGCAAGTCCACGCATCCCTATCCAGGGGAGGATCAGGTTGAGATAAAGAGTCAGTATGACCCGGCCACATTCGCGTCCCACCCGCAGATGAATGCCTACGATGTGCGAGACAGGTTTCTTCAACTCGTTAAGGATGGGAGTGAATATGCGCTTATCGTCATCAACTTCGCCAACTGCGATATGGTAGGACACACTGGTGACATGGCTGCCGCAACCAAGGCCGTCGAGGTGGTTGACGAATGCGTCGGGGACTGCATCAAACGATTACTTGAACTGGATGCCGAAATCTTGCTTACCGCCGATCACGGAAACGCCGAGGAAATGATCGATCCAAAGACCAAACGTGTGAAGACCAGCCACACCCTTAACCCCGTTGAGCTGATCTATATCAGTAGCAAGGCCATGGGTAATAAGCTCAAACCAGGAGGTAAGCTGGCCGACATTGCCCCCACGATACTCAAACTCATGAACATTGACATTCCTCCTGAAATGACGGCCATACAGTTGATCGAGGGCTAA
- a CDS encoding isoamylase early set domain-containing protein has product MSVGIKKEYLKSRDVCKVTFRLPKIAAPDAKNVCIVGDFNNWNVYANPMKRLKNGGYTITLELKLGKEYQFRYLIDESKWENDWNADKYVKSPFGDSDNSVIIV; this is encoded by the coding sequence ATGAGCGTTGGGATCAAGAAAGAATATCTCAAAAGCAGAGATGTTTGCAAAGTCACCTTTAGATTGCCGAAAATCGCCGCCCCTGACGCCAAAAACGTATGCATCGTAGGGGATTTTAATAATTGGAATGTTTACGCCAATCCCATGAAGAGGCTGAAAAATGGGGGGTACACCATTACGCTTGAGCTTAAGCTAGGAAAGGAATATCAGTTTCGTTATCTCATCGATGAGTCAAAGTGGGAAAATGATTGGAATGCAGACAAATACGTGAAAAGCCCTTTCGGAGACAGTGATAACTCAGTTATCATAGTTTAA
- the ispD gene encoding 2-C-methyl-D-erythritol 4-phosphate cytidylyltransferase produces MDRQNRVAAVIVAAGDGVRMGTAQKKQYTTLGSRPVLAHTMSAFDNCDVIEEIFLVIAEKDYDLCQQKIISRLELHKPVHLVSGGASRQESVFNGLMATEGRFEILAIHDGVRPLIRIEKITQCVKTAEKHGACILALPASDTVKTIDDEDRVVVTMKRHMIRMAQTPQAFYYNLLLGAHVAAQKEDYAGSDDAELVEMCGEVVKVIPGDPGNIKITTPEDLKMAEALLGK; encoded by the coding sequence ATGGACAGACAGAACAGAGTCGCTGCCGTCATTGTCGCTGCCGGGGACGGCGTTCGCATGGGGACGGCGCAAAAAAAGCAGTACACGACGTTGGGAAGCCGTCCTGTGTTGGCCCACACCATGTCTGCCTTTGACAACTGTGATGTCATAGAAGAGATATTTCTGGTGATTGCCGAGAAGGACTATGATCTGTGTCAACAGAAAATAATCAGCAGGCTGGAACTGCACAAACCGGTTCATTTGGTTTCGGGGGGAGCCTCAAGGCAGGAGTCAGTCTTCAACGGTTTAATGGCCACTGAAGGAAGATTCGAGATTTTGGCTATTCATGACGGTGTCCGCCCTTTGATCAGGATTGAAAAAATAACGCAGTGTGTCAAGACAGCAGAAAAACATGGGGCATGCATCCTTGCCTTGCCGGCAAGTGATACTGTGAAAACCATAGATGATGAGGACCGTGTGGTTGTTACCATGAAACGCCACATGATCCGTATGGCCCAGACCCCGCAGGCTTTCTATTACAATCTTTTACTGGGTGCCCATGTGGCCGCACAGAAGGAAGATTACGCGGGTAGCGACGACGCCGAATTGGTTGAGATGTGCGGCGAGGTAGTTAAGGTGATACCTGGTGACCCTGGTAACATCAAGATTACGACGCCTGAAGATCTGAAAATGGCGGAGGCTCTCCTGGGCAAATAA